From a single Phocoena sinus isolate mPhoSin1 chromosome 1, mPhoSin1.pri, whole genome shotgun sequence genomic region:
- the MOB3C gene encoding MOB kinase activator 3C isoform X1 translates to MALCLKQVFAKDKTFRPRKRFEPGTQRFELYKKAQASLKSGLDLRSVVRLPPGENIDDWIAVHVVDFFNRINLIYGTMAERCSETSCPVMAGGPRYEYRWQDERQYRRPAKLSAPRYMALLMDWIEGLINDEDVFPTRVGVPFPKNFQQVCTKILTRLFRVFVHVYIHHFDSILSMGAEAHVNTCYKHFYYFIQGDDRADLSLSPDLDLVAHQMDHLNTEWPGRGPSEVW, encoded by the exons ATGGCGCTGTGCCTGAAGCAGGTGTTCGCTAAAGACAAGACGTTCAGGCCGCGGAAGCGCTTCGAGCCGGGCACACAGCGCTTTGAGCTGTATAAGAAGGCGCAGGCGTCGCTCAAGTCGGGTCTGGACCTGCGCAGTGTGGTGAGGCTGCCACCGGGCGAGAACATCGACGACTGGATTGCCGTGCATGTGGTGGACTTCTTCAACCGCATCAACCTCATCTACGGCACCATGGCCGAGCGCTGCAGCGAGACCAGCTGCCCGGTCATGGCCGGCGGACCCCGCTACGAGTACCGCTGGCAGGACGAGCGCCAGTACCGGCGGCCGGCCAAGCTCTCGGCGCCTCGCTACATGGCGTTGCTCATGGACTGGATTGAGGGCCTCATCAACGACGAGGATGTCTTTCCCACGCGCGTGG GAGTTCCCTTCCCCAAGAACTTCCAGCAGGTCTGCACCAAGATCCTGACCCGCCTCTTCCGCGTCTTTGTGCATGTCTACATCCACCACTTCGACAGCATTCTCAGCATGGGGGCCGAGGCGCACGTCAACACCTGTTACAAGCACTTCTATTACTTCATCC AGGGAGATGACAGAGCGGATCTGTCACTGAGCCCAGACCTGGACCTTGTTGCCCATCAGATGGACCATCTGAACACAGAGTGGCCAGGGAGGGGACCCTCAGAAGTCTGGTAG
- the MOB3C gene encoding MOB kinase activator 3C isoform X2, which yields MALCLKQVFAKDKTFRPRKRFEPGTQRFELYKKAQASLKSGLDLRSVVRLPPGENIDDWIAVHVVDFFNRINLIYGTMAERCSETSCPVMAGGPRYEYRWQDERQYRRPAKLSAPRYMALLMDWIEGLINDEDVFPTRVGVPFPKNFQQVCTKILTRLFRVFVHVYIHHFDSILSMGAEAHVNTCYKHFYYFIREFSLVDQRELEPLREMTERICH from the exons ATGGCGCTGTGCCTGAAGCAGGTGTTCGCTAAAGACAAGACGTTCAGGCCGCGGAAGCGCTTCGAGCCGGGCACACAGCGCTTTGAGCTGTATAAGAAGGCGCAGGCGTCGCTCAAGTCGGGTCTGGACCTGCGCAGTGTGGTGAGGCTGCCACCGGGCGAGAACATCGACGACTGGATTGCCGTGCATGTGGTGGACTTCTTCAACCGCATCAACCTCATCTACGGCACCATGGCCGAGCGCTGCAGCGAGACCAGCTGCCCGGTCATGGCCGGCGGACCCCGCTACGAGTACCGCTGGCAGGACGAGCGCCAGTACCGGCGGCCGGCCAAGCTCTCGGCGCCTCGCTACATGGCGTTGCTCATGGACTGGATTGAGGGCCTCATCAACGACGAGGATGTCTTTCCCACGCGCGTGG GAGTTCCCTTCCCCAAGAACTTCCAGCAGGTCTGCACCAAGATCCTGACCCGCCTCTTCCGCGTCTTTGTGCATGTCTACATCCACCACTTCGACAGCATTCTCAGCATGGGGGCCGAGGCGCACGTCAACACCTGTTACAAGCACTTCTATTACTTCATCCGTGAGTTCAGCCTGGTGGACCAGCGGGAGCTGGAGCCACTG AGGGAGATGACAGAGCGGATCTGTCACTGA